Proteins encoded in a region of the Geobacillus genomosp. 3 genome:
- a CDS encoding alpha-amylase family glycosyl hydrolase encodes MWRKFRRLFVCFLAVFLVLPSFSFKATVSANGGGGISPIVNGNEVTFRYEGTGNEQSVLLAGSFNDWQTEGEKKIALVKGEDHVWSVTKTLADGTYTYKFVVDGQWMTDPLNPNQSDDGYGGQNSVVVVGTPAAPERKITLVGSLQDELGHTKEWDPSAAATQMHDEGNGLYTFTGTLPAGTYEYKIAVNGSWDENYGAGGRNGGNLVLKLDRQTEVTFYYHDRTHAIADSTWYTAIAKEKQPRLVGTVLSAIGYEGENDGWTPGTSTALLTDDDFDSVYTFTAQVPKGSYEYKIVLGNNWNESYPQENARLTVLETTTITFFFNAKTKEVYTDYNPNGSDGVVQKDRLKHNTWDALYRQPFGAVKAGTKVTLRLAAKKDDLTKADVYVKNATTGTAKVYAMEKAGVIGDDEYWEASFTPDVRGVYGYKFIAVDAGTKAEYGEDTQEGQWGKAVDKNAELFQLTVYDPNYKTPDWMKEAVVYQIFPDRFFNGNQANDRAKQNARGAQPIEHRDWSDLPDNPRLVGTSGYDGDGEWSNDFFGGDIAGIEQKLDYLQSLGVNTIYLNPIANAPSNHKYDASHYKELDPMFGSPEEFQSFVQALANRGMHLILDGVFNHVSDDSIYFDRYHRYPTVGAYEYWEAVYDLMNEKGLSEEEARKQAEEKFKREGQTFSPYGFHLWFNIENKKVDGHYQYQSWWGYDSLPEFKSVTGEKVPHPSELNNDALANYIFREADSVAKSWIARGASGWRLDVANEVDLAFWREFRQELLQGSYDRGPTLKEGEQPLILGEIWDDASKYFLGDQYDSVMNYRFRGAVLDFLKNGNAEEADKRLTAIREDYPSEAFYALMNLIGSHDTARAVFLLGNGTDSSERAELDPNYREELGKKRLKLAVILQMGYPGAPTIYYGDEAGVTGSKDPDNRRTYPWGKEDQNLLAHYQKVGHIRQLHQSLLAHGDIKTLYAKGDVYVFARQYGREAALIAVNRGSEDKTVTLDVAALLPNGTVLTDELHDGGKATVAGGTLTVTIPALDGRMMFGTVTAEMPSAVSNLQASASDGRVMLTWEGNASRYRIYQSTLKGAGYAMVQEVDTTSATIDSLTNGTAYYFAVAAVDENGNESPKVETNRVVPHYPLTSDNVQFVTTLSDAVLDLSKPQQVDVHVNIDNVTSKGAADGLQAVLQVKGPRDETWHEYKAAYQGQDGDANVFRASFTPLAAGTYTYRYALTTNLGEEWVYTEEKQVTFAADNSDQTAPAEAIELRQPAVESGQVNLSWTFVGKNDADAYLLAIERNGGIVHTTTSIGDSFTDYDVENGTEYTYVVKLYDRAGNVVASNAVKVTPDIVMVKVIFKVKAPDYTPLDARITIPNSLNGWNTGAWEMSRNGAVTPDWQFATEVQEGETITYKYVKGGSWDQEGLADHTREDDNDDDVSYYGYGAIGTDLKVTVHNEGNNTMVVQDRILRWIDLPVVIEEVQKQGNQVTIKGNAIKNGVLTINGERVPIDEQMAFVYTFTPAANQHEVAIHIEPSEESKASIFKHDAGAIAKNTKDYVLNLNTKQLREGTATPPSGDNGGSPGQGAPGGGTPGNHAPRDGGAAPVVVEKGNVIVTPVVETKEKNGKVAERIAAIPAGEIDEIVRHLSTENKQVVVSAGTMEKGEVMKVVIPARLFVQAREKVENSSVVAQTDKAAYHLPTTEIATLLSDAAKELGVDVGQMDVAIAMNVTEAPTLPLRTVSNAVEFHVTITAGGKEKKVERFTQYVQREMFVGESFDPKRSVAVRLNEDGTMTVVPTLFSGNKAVAKSLMNSTYVIVEGNVAFQDVHNHWAKPYIEPLAAKQIVKGISNVMYAPNIAMTRAQFAVLLARALGLPAVRYDGRFKDVRGDEWFVQDGQWMAAVQYGIIKGNRNGAFEPNEPITRAQAVVMLERAMRLPFVQYDFSQLDRQKTLGDFKDEKEIGDWAKKAVEIVYRAGIVHGKANGRFDANESVTRAQMAKMLYGFLTKANLME; translated from the coding sequence ATGTGGAGGAAATTTAGGAGGCTTTTTGTTTGTTTTCTCGCTGTTTTTTTGGTTTTACCCTCTTTTTCGTTTAAGGCAACCGTTAGCGCCAATGGGGGAGGTGGTATTAGTCCGATCGTCAATGGAAATGAAGTAACGTTTCGATATGAAGGGACGGGGAATGAGCAGTCCGTGTTGCTGGCTGGTTCCTTTAATGATTGGCAGACAGAAGGCGAGAAGAAAATTGCTTTGGTGAAAGGGGAAGACCACGTTTGGTCGGTAACGAAAACGCTTGCAGATGGGACGTATACGTACAAGTTTGTTGTGGACGGTCAATGGATGACAGATCCATTGAATCCGAACCAGTCGGATGACGGTTATGGCGGGCAAAACAGCGTTGTTGTAGTCGGAACGCCAGCGGCGCCGGAGCGGAAGATTACGTTGGTAGGAAGTTTGCAGGATGAGTTGGGCCATACGAAGGAATGGGACCCGTCGGCTGCCGCAACCCAAATGCATGATGAAGGAAATGGGCTTTATACATTTACCGGGACGCTGCCGGCTGGGACGTATGAGTACAAAATTGCGGTCAATGGCAGCTGGGATGAAAACTATGGAGCCGGCGGCCGCAATGGCGGCAATCTGGTGTTGAAGCTGGATCGGCAAACCGAGGTGACGTTTTATTACCATGACCGGACGCATGCGATCGCGGATTCGACATGGTATACGGCGATTGCGAAGGAGAAACAGCCGCGCCTCGTCGGGACGGTGCTGTCGGCCATCGGCTATGAGGGGGAGAACGATGGATGGACCCCGGGGACATCGACGGCGCTGTTGACCGATGATGATTTCGACTCGGTGTACACGTTTACGGCGCAGGTGCCGAAAGGATCGTATGAATATAAAATCGTCCTCGGAAACAATTGGAACGAGAGCTACCCACAAGAGAATGCACGCTTAACCGTTTTGGAAACGACGACCATTACATTCTTCTTCAATGCGAAAACAAAAGAGGTGTACACCGACTACAACCCCAATGGCTCTGACGGTGTTGTTCAGAAAGACCGGTTAAAACACAATACATGGGATGCGCTGTACCGCCAGCCGTTTGGCGCGGTGAAAGCGGGAACGAAGGTGACGCTTCGTCTGGCGGCGAAAAAAGACGATTTGACGAAAGCGGACGTGTATGTGAAAAATGCGACGACCGGAACCGCCAAAGTGTACGCGATGGAAAAAGCTGGGGTGATCGGCGATGATGAATATTGGGAAGCTTCGTTTACCCCTGATGTCCGGGGAGTGTATGGCTATAAATTTATCGCGGTAGATGCAGGAACGAAAGCGGAGTACGGGGAGGACACGCAGGAAGGGCAATGGGGAAAAGCGGTCGACAAAAATGCCGAGCTGTTCCAGCTGACCGTTTATGATCCGAATTACAAAACACCTGATTGGATGAAAGAAGCGGTTGTGTATCAAATTTTCCCGGATCGGTTTTTTAATGGGAACCAAGCGAATGATCGTGCGAAACAAAATGCGCGCGGGGCGCAGCCAATTGAGCATCGCGATTGGTCGGATTTGCCCGATAATCCGCGCCTCGTCGGGACGAGCGGCTACGATGGCGACGGCGAATGGTCGAATGACTTTTTCGGCGGAGACATCGCCGGAATTGAACAAAAGTTGGATTATTTGCAGTCGCTTGGGGTGAACACGATTTACTTAAATCCGATCGCCAATGCGCCATCGAACCATAAATATGATGCGAGCCATTACAAAGAGTTGGATCCGATGTTCGGTTCCCCGGAAGAATTCCAATCGTTTGTGCAGGCGCTTGCGAACCGGGGAATGCATCTCATCTTAGACGGGGTGTTCAACCACGTATCCGACGATTCAATTTACTTTGACCGCTACCACCGCTATCCGACCGTCGGCGCGTATGAATATTGGGAAGCGGTTTACGATTTGATGAATGAAAAAGGATTGAGCGAGGAAGAGGCGCGGAAACAAGCGGAGGAGAAGTTCAAACGAGAGGGACAGACGTTCAGCCCGTATGGGTTTCACCTTTGGTTCAATATTGAAAACAAAAAAGTCGACGGCCATTATCAATACCAATCATGGTGGGGCTATGACAGCTTGCCGGAGTTTAAGTCGGTGACGGGGGAAAAAGTGCCGCATCCGAGTGAATTGAACAACGATGCGCTCGCGAATTACATTTTCCGTGAAGCGGACTCGGTGGCGAAAAGCTGGATTGCCCGCGGCGCCTCCGGCTGGCGGTTGGATGTGGCCAATGAGGTGGATCTGGCGTTTTGGCGCGAGTTTCGCCAAGAATTGCTTCAAGGGTCGTACGACCGCGGTCCGACGCTGAAAGAGGGGGAACAGCCGCTCATTTTAGGGGAAATTTGGGATGACGCATCGAAATATTTTCTAGGCGACCAGTACGATTCCGTGATGAACTACCGGTTCCGCGGGGCGGTGCTTGACTTTTTGAAAAACGGAAATGCGGAAGAGGCGGACAAGCGGCTGACAGCCATAAGGGAAGACTACCCAAGTGAAGCGTTTTATGCGCTGATGAACTTAATTGGTTCGCATGACACGGCGCGGGCGGTCTTTCTGCTTGGGAACGGAACGGATTCATCCGAGCGGGCGGAGCTGGATCCGAATTATCGTGAGGAGCTAGGGAAAAAGCGGCTCAAGCTGGCGGTGATTTTGCAGATGGGATACCCGGGAGCGCCGACGATTTATTACGGCGATGAAGCGGGAGTAACAGGCTCAAAAGATCCGGACAACCGCCGCACGTATCCGTGGGGCAAAGAAGATCAAAATCTGTTGGCCCATTATCAGAAAGTGGGGCACATTCGCCAGCTCCATCAATCGTTGTTGGCCCATGGCGACATCAAGACGTTGTATGCCAAAGGGGATGTATACGTATTTGCTCGCCAATACGGGCGTGAAGCGGCGCTCATTGCTGTTAACCGCGGCAGTGAGGACAAAACGGTGACGCTTGACGTCGCTGCGTTGCTTCCAAACGGCACCGTGCTGACGGATGAGTTGCATGATGGCGGGAAAGCCACGGTCGCTGGCGGAACGTTGACGGTCACGATTCCGGCCCTGGATGGACGGATGATGTTTGGGACGGTGACGGCGGAAATGCCGTCAGCAGTCAGCAATCTGCAGGCGAGCGCTTCGGATGGCCGTGTCATGTTAACGTGGGAAGGAAATGCGTCGAGATACCGGATTTACCAGTCCACGCTAAAAGGGGCTGGTTATGCGATGGTGCAAGAGGTGGACACGACTTCGGCCACGATCGATTCGTTGACGAACGGAACAGCCTATTACTTTGCCGTTGCGGCGGTCGATGAAAACGGGAATGAATCACCGAAGGTCGAAACGAATCGCGTCGTCCCTCATTACCCGCTGACGAGCGACAATGTCCAGTTCGTGACAACGTTAAGCGATGCCGTACTCGATTTGTCAAAGCCGCAGCAAGTGGATGTCCATGTCAACATTGACAATGTGACAAGCAAAGGAGCAGCCGACGGGTTGCAGGCGGTGCTGCAAGTGAAAGGCCCGCGTGATGAAACATGGCACGAATACAAGGCGGCTTACCAAGGACAAGACGGGGACGCCAACGTGTTCCGGGCTTCCTTCACTCCGCTCGCCGCAGGGACGTATACGTACCGCTATGCGCTGACGACCAACCTCGGCGAGGAGTGGGTGTATACAGAAGAGAAGCAAGTGACGTTTGCGGCAGACAACAGCGACCAAACAGCCCCGGCGGAAGCCATCGAGCTGCGGCAGCCTGCGGTCGAATCGGGGCAAGTGAACTTGTCATGGACGTTTGTTGGCAAGAACGACGCGGACGCTTATTTGCTGGCGATTGAACGCAACGGTGGCATCGTGCATACAACCACGTCGATCGGCGATTCATTTACAGACTACGATGTCGAAAACGGCACTGAGTACACGTATGTTGTCAAGTTGTATGACCGCGCCGGCAATGTTGTGGCGTCAAACGCGGTCAAGGTGACGCCGGACATTGTGATGGTGAAGGTGATTTTTAAAGTGAAAGCGCCGGATTATACGCCGCTCGATGCCCGCATTACGATTCCGAACAGTCTGAACGGCTGGAACACAGGAGCGTGGGAGATGTCGCGCAACGGCGCGGTGACGCCTGATTGGCAGTTTGCCACCGAGGTGCAAGAAGGGGAAACGATCACCTATAAGTATGTGAAAGGCGGATCGTGGGATCAAGAAGGGTTGGCCGACCATACGCGTGAGGACGACAACGATGATGACGTGAGCTATTACGGCTACGGGGCGATTGGCACCGACTTGAAAGTGACGGTCCACAATGAAGGAAATAATACGATGGTGGTGCAAGACCGCATTTTGCGCTGGATCGATCTGCCGGTCGTCATCGAAGAGGTGCAAAAACAAGGGAATCAGGTGACGATCAAGGGAAATGCGATTAAAAACGGTGTTTTGACGATCAATGGCGAGCGGGTGCCGATTGACGAACAGATGGCTTTTGTGTACACGTTTACCCCTGCCGCCAACCAACATGAAGTGGCCATTCATATTGAGCCGTCGGAGGAAAGCAAAGCATCCATCTTTAAACATGATGCGGGGGCGATCGCCAAAAATACGAAGGATTATGTGCTGAATTTGAATACAAAACAACTGCGTGAGGGAACCGCAACGCCTCCGTCCGGCGACAACGGCGGGTCGCCAGGGCAAGGCGCACCAGGCGGCGGAACGCCAGGCAATCATGCGCCTCGAGACGGGGGAGCCGCGCCCGTCGTCGTAGAAAAAGGAAATGTGATCGTAACGCCGGTCGTCGAAACAAAAGAGAAAAACGGCAAAGTGGCAGAACGGATCGCTGCGATTCCTGCTGGGGAGATTGACGAGATTGTCCGCCATTTGTCCACTGAAAACAAACAGGTGGTCGTTTCGGCAGGAACGATGGAAAAAGGTGAGGTGATGAAAGTCGTGATCCCGGCCCGGCTTTTCGTGCAGGCGCGGGAAAAAGTAGAGAATTCATCCGTTGTCGCTCAAACAGACAAAGCAGCGTATCATTTGCCGACGACGGAGATTGCCACGTTGCTTTCCGATGCGGCGAAGGAGCTTGGCGTCGACGTGGGACAAATGGACGTTGCGATTGCAATGAATGTAACGGAGGCGCCGACGTTGCCATTGCGAACTGTATCAAACGCCGTGGAGTTTCATGTAACGATCACCGCTGGCGGGAAAGAAAAGAAAGTAGAGCGGTTCACTCAATATGTGCAACGTGAAATGTTTGTCGGGGAATCGTTCGACCCGAAACGGTCGGTTGCGGTGCGCCTTAATGAGGACGGGACGATGACGGTTGTGCCGACTTTGTTCTCTGGAAATAAGGCAGTCGCCAAATCATTGATGAATTCCACATACGTGATTGTAGAAGGAAATGTGGCATTTCAAGATGTGCACAATCATTGGGCAAAACCATATATTGAACCGCTGGCCGCCAAACAAATCGTGAAAGGTATTTCGAACGTCATGTATGCACCGAATATTGCGATGACCCGCGCACAGTTTGCCGTGCTGCTCGCCCGCGCGCTCGGCTTGCCAGCTGTTCGGTATGATGGGCGGTTTAAAGATGTCCGGGGGGATGAATGGTTTGTTCAAGACGGTCAATGGATGGCAGCGGTGCAATATGGGATCATCAAAGGAAATCGAAATGGTGCGTTTGAACCGAATGAGCCCATTACCCGCGCGCAAGCGGTGGTGATGCTGGAACGGGCCATGAGGCTGCCGTTTGTTCAGTATGATTTTAGCCAGCTTGATCGGCAAAAAACGCTTGGCGACTTCAAGGACGAAAAAGAAATTGGCGATTGGGCCAAAAAAGCGGTCGAAATCGTTTATCGGGCCGGCATTGTACATGGCAAGGCGAATGGACGTTTTGATGCGAACGAAAGTGTAACCCGGGCGCAGATGGCGAAAATGCTTTATGGCTTTCTCACAAAGGCTAACTTGATGGAATAG